One region of Zingiber officinale cultivar Zhangliang chromosome 7B, Zo_v1.1, whole genome shotgun sequence genomic DNA includes:
- the LOC122004154 gene encoding glucan endo-1,3-beta-glucosidase-like, translating into MEETMVAKPTTLASSASPTLSRTNTEKVALAARSWCLSMPGTTREKLMANIQYACGGGIADCRAIQEDGPCYSTDIIKVANYAMNAYYYATGHEALNCYFDGTGRIVYDDPTYDSCVYH; encoded by the exons ATGGAAGAGACCATGGTGGCAAAGCCGACAACGCTCGCCTCCAGTGCCTCGCCAACCCTTTCCAGAaccaacacggagaag GTAGCATTGGCGGCGAGATCGTGGTGCCTGTCCATGCCAGGAACGACAAGAGAGAAACTCATGGCGAACATCCAATATGCTTGCGGGGGAGGCATAGCAGATTGCAGAGCGATACAGGAAGACGGCCCATGCTACTCCACGGACATCATCAAAGTGGCAAACTACGCCATGAACGCCTATTACTACGCCACCGGGCATGAGGCCCTCAACTGCTACTTCGATGGTACCGGCCGCATAGTCTACGACGACCCCA CTTACGATAGCTGCGTATATCATTAA